GTGGTTGTAGGAGCCACGGTTGTGGTTGTTAATTCCTCGGTGGTTGTAGGAGCCacggttgttgttgtagttatTTCTTCAGTGGTTGTAGGAGCAATGGTGGTTGTTGTTATTTCCTCGGTGGTTGTAGGAGCcgctgtggttgttgttgtttcttctGTGGTTGTAGGAGCCACGGTTGTCGTTGATATTTCTTCGGTAGTTGTAGGAGCCACGGTTGTGGTTGTTATTTCCTCGGTGGTTGTAGGAGCCACTGTGGTTGTTGTTATTTCTTCAGTGGTTGTAGGAGCCacggttgttgttgtagttatTTCTTCAGTGGTTGTAGGAGCAATGGTGGTTGTTGTTATATccactgttgttgttgttgtttgttcaGTGGTTGTAGGAGCTACTGTTGTTGTAGTTATTTCTTCTGTGGTTGTAGGAGCCACGGTTGTTGTAGTTATTTCTTCAGTGGTTGTAGGAGCCACTGTTGTTGTCGTTATTTCTACAGTTGTTGTAGGAGCCACGGTTGTTATCGTTACTTCTTCGGGGGTTGTAGGAgccactgttgttgttgtaatttccTCAGTGGTTGTAGGAGCCACTGTTGTTGTAGTTAATTCTTCAGTGGTTGTAGGAGCTGCGGTGGTTGTTGTTATTTCTTCAGTGGTGGTAGGAGCcacggttgttgttgttatagCTTCAGTGGTTGTAGGAGCCACAGTCGTTGTCGTTATTTCTCCAGTGGTTGTAGGTGCAATGGTGGTTGTTGTTATTTCcactgtggttgttgttgtttgttcaGTGGTTGTAGGAACCACGATTGTTGTTGTAGTTATTTCTTCGGTGGTTGTAGGAGACAaggttgttgttgtaatttccTGAGTGGTTGTAGGAGCCACTGTTGTTGTCGTTATTTCTGCAGTTGTAGGAGCCACGGTTGTTGTCGTTATTTCTTCAGTGGTTGTAGGAGCAATGGTGGTTGTCGTTAAGTCTCCCGTGGTTGTAGAAGTAGCTGCGCTGGTACTCGTCGTTGTCTTACATCTTGGCAGTTCGGgaaaaagtatacaaaaatCTGACTCAGTTGTAGAAGTTTTTTCTTCGGTGGTTGTAGGAGCTGCAGTTGTTGTCGTTATTTCCTCAGTGGTTGTTGGAGCCACTGTTGTTGTAGTTAGTTCTTCAGTGGTTGTAGGAGCCACGGTTGTTGTCGTTATTTCCGCAGTTGT
The genomic region above belongs to Drosophila takahashii strain IR98-3 E-12201 chromosome 2L, DtakHiC1v2, whole genome shotgun sequence and contains:
- the LOC108061305 gene encoding mucin-2, which produces MISRFIPVLFLWTALTIDSTSTQTTAGVATTTTESFFCILFPELPRCKTTTTTATSTTTEDLTTTTIAPTTTKDITTTTLAPTTTEEITTTTVAPTTTEDITTTTVAPTTTEDITTTTEPNLCILFPELPRCKITTTSTTAATSTTTEGVTTTTIAPTTTEEITTTTTIAPTTTVEITTTTVAPTTTAEITTTTVAPTTTEELTTTTVAPTTTEEITTTTAAPTTTEEKTSTTESDFCILFPELPRCKTTTSTSAATSTTTGDLTTTTIAPTTTEEITTTTVAPTTAEITTTTVAPTTTQEITTTTLSPTTTEEITTTTIVVPTTTEQTTTTTVEITTTTIAPTTTGEITTTTVAPTTTEAITTTTVAPTTTEEITTTTAAPTTTEELTTTTVAPTTTEEITTTTVAPTTPEEVTITTVAPTTTVEITTTTVAPTTTEEITTTTVAPTTTEEITTTTVAPTTTEQTTTTTVDITTTTIAPTTTEEITTTTTVAPTTTEEITTTTVAPTTTEEITTTTVAPTTTEEISTTTVAPTTTEETTTTTAAPTTTEEITTTTIAPTTTEEITTTTTVAPTTTEELTTTTVAPTTTQEISTTTLAPTTTDEGSTTISASTNTEEITTTTIAPTTTEEITTTTPTNSQVHHHHHHHQVGGGPAFPLPPPIPFPPFPFLGALPDSDSAVIAILPIPPPPPIPAFPRPQPVPLPFGNFFGK